The Rhodopirellula halodulae genome includes the window CAGACCGAGAACTCGAAGCGGAACGGTATCTTCGACGTCCGCTTTGTAATCGCCATGGCTGGACGGTAGCCAAGCCGACGCCAGCATCTGCGTCTCACCTGCTTTTAACTTTTGAAAGTTGGCTTCGTGTGGGGAGTAAATCCGTTCGACTTCGATTCCCATGCCATGCAGAACATGCGCCGTCAACGATCCCGCGACTCGATGAAACGAAAGATCGGTGATGCCAAGCGTGATATGCCGCGTCATTTTCGTAACCCTTTTCGTTTTGTGAAAAGTGGTGAGTTAGTTTGTGAACCCATCGAGCACATTCTTTCCGATTGCTCGGCCGCTTTCCTGTTCCCTATGGGCCTGCGTGAGAGTTGACACACTGAGTTCGCCGAAATTTCGATTGACCGTCGAGAGGAGCGTGCCGTCGTCCAGAAACTCCGAGACACGGTTCAAAAGCTTGTGCTGCTGGTCGATGTCGTCTGTCTCGAACATCGAACGGGCAAACATGAACTCCCAGCTAAAGCTGAGTGCTTTCGGCTTGCCAGACTTGATGTCCAGAGTCTCCGGGTCGTCGATGAAAGCGACGTGACCGCGTGGTTTGACCAGCTCAATGATCGCTGAAAAATGGCCCTCGGTTCCCGTCAGCGCGGCAACATAGCGAGGCTGGATGTCGAGCGACTTCAGTTGCTCCACCAGAGATTCACGGTGATTGATGACATGGTCGGCCCCCATTTTCTCGACCCATGCGATCGTTTCAGGACGTGACGCCGTTGCGACGACGGTGAGCTGCGTCAATTTGTTGGCAAGCTGGGTCAGGATCGAGCCCACTCCGCCTGCGCCGCCGATGATCAGAAGGCTCTCGCCATTGCCGCCGCCTTCTTCGACGCCAAGCGAATCGAAAAGCAGCTCCCAAGCCGTGATCGATGTAAGCGGAATGCCTGCGGCTTCGGCGAAGCCAAGCGACTTCGGTTTTTTGCCAACGATCCGCTCATCAACGGCATGC containing:
- a CDS encoding zinc-binding alcohol dehydrogenase family protein; translation: MKAIGYKKAGPIDAQNALIEFEADTPKLRPHDLLVEVRGISVNPVDVKVRAGQSPESGTKIIGYDAAGVVHQVGSEVSKFNVGDEVFYAGDITRPGTNAELHAVDERIVGKKPKSLGFAEAAGIPLTSITAWELLFDSLGVEEGGGNGESLLIIGGAGGVGSILTQLANKLTQLTVVATASRPETIAWVEKMGADHVINHRESLVEQLKSLDIQPRYVAALTGTEGHFSAIIELVKPRGHVAFIDDPETLDIKSGKPKALSFSWEFMFARSMFETDDIDQQHKLLNRVSEFLDDGTLLSTVNRNFGELSVSTLTQAHREQESGRAIGKNVLDGFTN